One Falco cherrug isolate bFalChe1 chromosome 11, bFalChe1.pri, whole genome shotgun sequence DNA window includes the following coding sequences:
- the GNB4 gene encoding guanine nucleotide-binding protein subunit beta-4 codes for MSELEQLRQEAEQLRNQIRDARKACSDTTLAQITTSLDSVGRIQMRTRRTLRGHLAKIYAMHWGSDSRLLVSASQDGKLIIWDSYTTNKMHAIPLRSSWVMTCAYAPSGNYVACGGLDNICSIYNLKTREGNVRVSRELPGHTGYLSCCRFLDDNQIVTSSGDTTCALWDIETGQQTTTFTGHTGDVMSLSLSPDMRTFVSGACDASSKLWDIRDGMCRQSFTGHVSDINAVCFFPNGHAFATGSDDATCRLFDLRADQELMMYSHDNIICGITSVAFSKSGRLLLAGYDDFNCNVWDTLKGERAGVLAGHDNRVSCLGVTDDGMAVATGSWDSFLRIWN; via the exons GATGCAAGGAAAGCGTGTAGTGACACAACTCTTGCTCAG atcacGACAAGTCTGGACTCAGTGGGTCGGATTCAAATGCGAACAAGGCGTACGCTTAGAGGTCACTTAGCCAAAATCTACGCTATGCACTGGGGATCGGACTCAAG GCTACTAGTCAGTGCTTCTCAAgatggaaaattaattatttgggATAGTTATACAACAAATAAG ATGCATGCCATTCCTTTGAGATCCTCCTGGGTGATGACTTGCGCGTACGCACCGTCTGGAAACTACGTTGCTTGTGGTGGATTGGACAACATCTGTTCCATATACAACTTAAAAACCAGAGAGGGCAATGTCAGAGTGAGCCGggagctgccagggcacacAG gataCTTGTCCTGTTGTCGCTTTCTAGATGACAACCAAATTGTCACTAGCTCAGGAGACACCACCTG CGCTCTGTGGGATATTGAAACTGGTCAACAGACCACCACATTCACTGGGCATACTGGCGATGTGATGAGTCTCTCTCTAAGTCCAGATATGAGGACTTTTGTTTCGGGTGCCTGTGATGCCTCCTCGAAGCTTTGGGATATTCGGGATGGAATGTGCAGGCAGTCGTTCACAGGGCATGTGTCAGATATTAATGCAGTTTGT TTTTTCCCTAATGGACATGCATTTGCCACTGGATCTGATGATGCCACTTGCCGCCTCTTTGACCTACGTGCAGATCAGGAATTAATGATGTATTCACACGACAATATCATCTGCGGGATCACTTCTGTAGCCTTCTCAAAAAGCGGTCGCCTCTTGCTAGCAGGTTACGATGACTTCAACTGCAATGTGTGGGATACTCTGAAAGGGGAGAGGGCAG GTGTCCTTGCTGGCCATGACAACCGTGTCAGCTGTTTAGGTGTTACTGATGACGGCATGGCTGTAGCTACAGGGTCTTGGGACAGTTTTCTCAGAATCTGGAATTAA